In Aptenodytes patagonicus chromosome 6, bAptPat1.pri.cur, whole genome shotgun sequence, one genomic interval encodes:
- the SST gene encoding somatostatin, with product MLSCRLQCALALLSIALALGTVSAAPSDPRLRQFLQKSLAAAAGKQELAKYFLAELLSEPSQTENEALESEDLSRGAEQDEVRLELERSANSNPALAPRERKAGCKNFFWKTFTSC from the exons ATGCTGTCGTGCCGCCTCCAGTGCGCCCTGGCCCTGCTCTCCATCGCCCTGGCCCTCGGCACCGTCTCGGCCGCCCCCTCGGACCCGCGGCTCCGGCAGTTCCTGCAGAAGtccctggctgctgccgccgggaAGCAG GAACTGGCCAAGTACTTTTTGGCAGAACTGCTCTCAGAGCCAAGCCAGACAGAAAATGAAGCCCTGGAGTCTGAGGACTTGTCCCGAGGGGCTGAGCAGGATGAAGTGAGACTGGAGCTGGAGCGCTCAGCTAACTCAAACCCTGCTCTGGCGCCCCGGGAACGCAAAGCGGGCTGCAAGAACTTCTTCTGGAAAACTTTCACATCCTGTTAG